A section of the Malania oleifera isolate guangnan ecotype guangnan chromosome 2, ASM2987363v1, whole genome shotgun sequence genome encodes:
- the LOC131149476 gene encoding proteasome subunit alpha type-3 has translation MSSIGTGYDLSVTTFSPDGRVFQIEYAAKAVDNSGTVVGIKCKDGIVMGVEKLIASKMMLPGSNRRIHSVHRHSGMAVAGLAADGRQIVARAKSEATNYEGVYGEPIPVKELADRVASYVHLCTLYWWLRPFGCGVILGGYDRDGPQLFMVEPSGISYRYFGAAIGKGKQAAKTEIEKLKLSEMTCREGVIEIAKIIYKVHDEAKDKAFELEMSWVCDESKRQHQKVPDELLEEAKAAAVAALEEMDAD, from the exons ATGAGCAGCATAGGAACAGGTTATGATCTTTCAGTCACTACCTTCTCTCCCGACGGCCGTGTTTTCCAGATCGAATACGCTGCCAAAGCTGTCGACAATAGTGG GACTGTTGTTGGCATAAAGTGCAAGGATGGGATCGTTATG GGTGTGGAGAAACTCATAGCATCGAAGATGATGTTGCCAGGTTCCAATCGGAGAATCCACTCTGTCCATCGTCATTCTGGCATG gCTGTCGCTGGATTAGCAGCAGATGGGAGGCAAATTGTTGCACGAGCAAAGTCTGAAGCAACAAATTATGAGGG TGTCTATGGTGAACCCATACCCGTGAAGGAACTTGCTGACCGTGTTGCTAGTTATGTGCATCTATGCACACTCTACTGGTGGCTCAG GCCTTTTGGATGTGGAGTAATTCTTGGAGGTTATGACAGAGATGGGCCACAATTATTCATGGTTGAACCTTCTGGTATTTCATAT AGATATTTTGGTGCTGCAATTGGGAAAGGGAAGCAAGCTGCTAAAAC AGAAATTGAGAAGCTGAAGCTTTCTGAGATGACCTGCAGGGAAGGAGTTATAGAGATAGCCAAGAT CATTTACAAGGTACACGACGAGGCAAAGGACAAGGCATTTGAATTGGAGATGAGCTGGGTCTGTGATGAGTCAAAGCGCCAGCATCAGAAG GTTCCTGACGAGCTTTTAGAGGAAGCCAAGGCTGCAGCTGTAGCAGCATTGGAAGAAATGGATGCTGATTAA